From the Blattabacterium cuenoti genome, one window contains:
- the rpoC gene encoding DNA-directed RNA polymerase subunit beta' has product MNKHIKFRKITIRLASPEVILKESHGEVLKPETINYRTHKPERDGLFCERIFGPVKDYECACGKYKRIRYKGIVCDRCGVEVTEKKVRRKRMGHINLVVPVVHIWCFRSSPNKIGYLLGIPSKKLEMIIYYERYVVIQIGIAVNLSSVELKKGDFLTEEEYVSILSQLPKDNQILEDSDPSKFIAKMGAECIEDLLNRIDLDSLSIELRNQSRNETSKQRRIEALKRLKIVESFREGKKNGGNPSYMVVHVLSVIPPELRPLVPLDGGRYAASDMTDLYRRVLIRNNRLKRLIEIKAPEVILRNEKRMLQESVDSLFDNSRKVSAVKSEANRPLKSLSDSLKGKQGRFRQNLLGKRVDYSARSVIVVGPHLKLHECGIPKDMAAELYKPFIIRKLIERGIVKTVKSAKKIIDKRDKMIWDILENVLRGHPVLLNRAPTLHRLGIQAFQPKLIEGKAIQLHPLVCSAFNADFDGDQMAVHLPLSNAAILEAQLLMLASQNILNPANGSPITVPSQDMVLGLYYMTKPLLSDENNNVKGEGKIFYSSEEVVIAYNQKIVNLHALIKVKVDILEDNKFVTRLVETTVGRVLFNQVVPKKVGYINESLTKKSLRDIIGRILYLTDVPTTSNFLDDIKELGFYNAFKGGLSFGLGDIIIPDNKVDMVNYAIKQVDQVKGNYNMGLITNNERYNQVIDIWTNTNSILTEKVMRYMSEDRKGFNPVYMMLDSGARGSKEQIRQLSGMRGLMAKPQKTGSSGGEIIENPILSNFREGLSILEYFISTHGARKGLADTALKTADAGYLTRRLVDAAQDVIIKIEDCNTLRGLEMLALKKNEEIVETLFERILGRTSLNDIFNPKNNNVIINSGEIIDEKIGNIIENSGIEMVVVRSPLTCEAKLGICSKCYGVNLSTGMIAQKGEAVGVIAAQSIGEPGTQLTLRTFHVGGTAVNITESSQIKARYNGWIEFDDLKFVETKDDSIELGLGIVVSRTSEMKLLDEKKSSILMISNIPYGAILYVKNGSKLKKGDLICKWDLYNAVIISEFSGYISYQYLEQGISYQIEIDEQTGFQEKVITEVRNKNIVPMLKIVDESDNELKFYNLPVGAHLMVEDGEKIDKGKILVKVPRKTAKTGDITGGLPRLSELFEARNPSNPAVVSEMDGIVSHGKIIRGNREIIVESKTGEIRKYLVKLSSQILVQENDYVKAGMALSDGAVTPNDILNIKGPRSVQEYLIREIQDVYRLQGVKINDKHFEIIVLQMMRKIEVIDVGDTKFLEGNIEYKDDFIEENDRIFQMKVVESPGDSTIFNIGDVISKSNFINENTILKYNNKKLMKVRDALYATGRPILQGITRAALQTKSFISAASFQETTKVLSEAAISSKTDELHGLKENVIVGHKIPAGTGLKEYENIYPEIL; this is encoded by the coding sequence ATGAATAAACATATCAAGTTTAGAAAAATTACCATTAGATTAGCTTCTCCTGAGGTTATATTAAAAGAATCTCATGGAGAAGTTTTAAAACCAGAAACTATAAATTATAGAACTCATAAACCGGAAAGAGATGGTTTATTTTGTGAACGTATTTTTGGCCCAGTAAAAGATTACGAATGTGCTTGTGGCAAGTATAAAAGAATACGATATAAAGGAATTGTTTGTGATAGATGTGGAGTAGAAGTGACTGAAAAAAAAGTTAGGAGAAAACGAATGGGTCATATTAATCTTGTAGTTCCTGTAGTACATATTTGGTGTTTTAGATCTTCACCTAATAAAATAGGGTATTTATTAGGAATTCCCTCAAAAAAATTAGAAATGATTATTTATTACGAACGATATGTAGTAATTCAAATTGGAATAGCTGTTAATTTAAGTAGTGTTGAATTGAAAAAAGGAGATTTTTTAACAGAAGAGGAATATGTATCTATATTAAGTCAACTTCCAAAAGATAATCAAATTTTAGAAGATTCTGATCCAAGTAAGTTCATAGCTAAAATGGGTGCTGAATGTATAGAGGATTTATTAAATAGAATTGATTTGGATTCTTTATCTATTGAATTAAGGAATCAATCTAGGAATGAAACATCAAAACAAAGAAGAATAGAAGCTTTAAAAAGATTGAAAATAGTAGAATCTTTCCGAGAAGGAAAAAAAAATGGAGGTAATCCATCATATATGGTGGTTCATGTATTATCTGTAATTCCTCCAGAATTAAGACCATTAGTTCCTTTAGATGGTGGAAGATATGCAGCTTCAGATATGACTGATTTGTATAGACGTGTATTAATAAGAAATAATCGTTTAAAACGATTGATAGAAATTAAAGCTCCGGAAGTAATTCTTAGAAATGAAAAAAGAATGTTACAAGAATCTGTAGATTCTTTATTTGATAATTCAAGAAAAGTATCAGCAGTAAAATCTGAGGCAAATCGACCATTAAAATCTTTATCAGATTCTTTGAAAGGAAAACAAGGAAGATTTAGACAAAATCTTCTTGGTAAAAGAGTAGATTATTCTGCAAGATCTGTTATTGTAGTTGGTCCACATTTAAAATTACACGAGTGTGGAATACCCAAAGATATGGCTGCTGAATTATATAAACCTTTTATTATAAGAAAATTGATAGAAAGAGGAATAGTAAAAACAGTAAAATCTGCAAAAAAAATTATTGATAAAAGAGATAAAATGATATGGGATATTTTAGAAAATGTTTTAAGAGGACATCCAGTATTATTAAATAGAGCGCCTACATTACATAGATTAGGAATACAAGCGTTTCAACCAAAATTAATAGAAGGAAAAGCTATTCAATTACATCCTTTAGTTTGTTCTGCTTTTAATGCAGATTTTGATGGAGATCAAATGGCTGTGCATTTACCATTATCTAATGCAGCAATATTAGAAGCTCAATTGTTAATGTTAGCATCCCAAAATATTTTAAATCCTGCAAATGGATCACCTATTACAGTTCCTTCTCAAGACATGGTATTAGGATTATATTATATGACAAAACCATTATTATCTGATGAAAATAATAATGTAAAAGGTGAAGGAAAGATTTTTTATTCTTCAGAAGAAGTAGTAATAGCATATAATCAAAAAATAGTTAATTTACATGCACTTATAAAAGTTAAGGTAGATATATTAGAAGATAATAAATTTGTTACTAGGTTAGTTGAAACAACTGTAGGCAGAGTTTTGTTTAATCAAGTAGTTCCTAAAAAAGTAGGTTATATAAATGAGTCTCTTACAAAAAAATCATTAAGAGATATAATAGGTAGAATATTATATCTTACAGACGTCCCAACTACATCTAATTTTTTAGATGATATAAAAGAATTAGGGTTTTATAATGCTTTTAAAGGAGGATTATCATTTGGATTAGGGGATATAATTATCCCTGATAATAAAGTAGATATGGTAAATTATGCTATTAAACAAGTAGATCAAGTTAAAGGAAATTATAATATGGGATTGATAACTAATAATGAACGATATAATCAGGTAATTGATATTTGGACAAATACTAATTCTATACTTACTGAAAAAGTTATGAGATACATGTCTGAAGATAGGAAAGGATTTAATCCAGTATATATGATGCTAGATTCTGGAGCTAGAGGTTCTAAAGAACAAATACGTCAACTTTCTGGAATGAGAGGTTTAATGGCAAAACCACAAAAAACTGGTTCTTCCGGAGGAGAAATAATAGAAAATCCTATTTTGTCTAATTTTAGGGAAGGTTTGTCAATTTTAGAATATTTTATTTCTACTCATGGAGCACGAAAAGGTTTAGCTGATACTGCATTGAAAACAGCAGATGCAGGATATTTAACAAGAAGATTAGTAGATGCTGCACAAGATGTAATAATAAAAATAGAAGATTGTAATACTTTACGAGGATTGGAAATGCTTGCATTAAAAAAAAATGAAGAAATAGTAGAAACCTTGTTTGAAAGAATCTTAGGAAGAACATCATTAAATGATATATTTAATCCAAAAAATAATAATGTAATAATTAATTCTGGAGAAATTATAGATGAAAAAATAGGTAATATTATTGAAAATTCTGGAATAGAAATGGTAGTAGTTAGATCTCCTTTAACATGTGAAGCAAAATTAGGTATTTGTTCTAAATGTTATGGGGTAAATTTATCAACAGGAATGATTGCACAAAAAGGAGAAGCTGTAGGAGTAATTGCAGCTCAGTCTATTGGAGAGCCTGGAACACAATTAACTTTACGTACTTTTCATGTTGGAGGAACAGCAGTAAATATAACAGAATCATCTCAAATAAAAGCAAGATATAATGGATGGATTGAATTTGATGATTTAAAATTTGTAGAAACAAAAGACGATTCTATAGAATTAGGATTAGGAATAGTAGTTTCTCGTACTTCTGAGATGAAATTATTAGATGAAAAAAAATCATCTATTTTGATGATAAGTAATATTCCTTATGGAGCAATATTATACGTTAAAAATGGAAGTAAATTAAAAAAAGGAGATCTTATTTGCAAATGGGATTTATATAATGCAGTAATTATTTCTGAATTTTCCGGATATATATCTTATCAATATTTAGAACAAGGTATATCTTATCAAATAGAAATAGATGAACAAACAGGATTTCAAGAAAAAGTTATAACAGAGGTAAGAAATAAAAATATAGTTCCAATGTTAAAAATTGTTGATGAAAGTGATAATGAATTAAAATTTTATAACTTACCAGTAGGAGCACATTTAATGGTAGAAGATGGAGAAAAAATAGATAAAGGAAAAATATTAGTAAAAGTTCCTAGAAAAACTGCTAAAACTGGTGATATAACTGGAGGTCTACCAAGATTATCTGAATTATTCGAAGCACGAAATCCATCAAATCCAGCTGTAGTCTCAGAAATGGATGGAATAGTTAGTCATGGAAAAATAATAAGAGGAAACAGAGAAATTATTGTAGAATCTAAAACAGGAGAAATTAGAAAATATTTAGTAAAATTATCTAGTCAAATTCTTGTACAAGAAAATGATTACGTAAAGGCAGGAATGGCTTTGTCAGATGGAGCAGTTACTCCTAATGATATTCTAAATATAAAAGGACCAAGATCAGTTCAAGAATATTTAATAAGGGAAATACAAGATGTATATCGTTTACAAGGAGTTAAAATCAATGATAAACATTTTGAGATAATTGTATTACAGATGATGAGGAAAATTGAGGTAATAGATGTTGGAGATACTAAATTTTTAGAAGGAAACATTGAATACAAAGATGATTTTATAGAAGAAAATGATAGAATTTTTCAAATGAAAGTAGTAGAATCTCCTGGAGATTCTACTATTTTTAATATTGGAGATGTTATAAGTAAAAGTAATTTTATAAATGAAAATACAATATTGAAATATAATAATAAAAAACTAATGAAAGTTAGAGATGCATTATATGCTACTGGAAGACCAATATTACAGGGAATAACAAGAGCAGCATTACAGACAAAATCTTTTATATCTGCAGCATCATTTCAAGAAACTACTAAAGTATTAAGTGAAGCTGCTATTAGTAGCAAGACCGATGAATTACATGGACTAAAAGAAAATGTAATTGTAGGACATAAAATTCCAGCAGGTACTGGATTAAAGGAATATGAAAATATTTATCCAGAAATTTTATAA
- a CDS encoding bifunctional folylpolyglutamate synthase/dihydrofolate synthase has translation MNYSEVIKWIFRRLSIYQNIGKKSYKPGLERIKKFCSYLGNPQNFFTSIHIGGTNGKGSTSHMLSSIFQEEKFITGLFTSPHLIDFRERIRCNGILIEKNFIIDFIEKNYEFIEKEKISFFEMNTALAFQYFKEKKVNIAIIEVGLGGRLDSTNIIIPELSVITSVNLDHTDILGKSKYRIAYEKSGIIKNNIPILIGRKIEKNIKFFFLKKAFKKNAPVYFSKKNIYDVEYKIPFKTKYQYLNKNTVLNIVRILHIRKNIFISNYSIKKGLKNVIKNTNFRGRWQILKKKNPKIICDIAHNEEGIQMINLQIRKEIYKKLHIVLGFVKGKRIMNMLKYFPKKSCFYFCEPNIDRKYPINDLKIIIKDSLLYNDYCINYYKSTKKAFLYAKKKAGENDFILVCGSTFVVSEVLLL, from the coding sequence TTGAATTATTCAGAAGTTATAAAATGGATATTTAGACGTTTATCTATTTATCAAAACATTGGAAAAAAATCATATAAACCAGGATTAGAAAGAATAAAAAAATTTTGTTCTTATTTAGGTAATCCACAGAATTTTTTTACTAGCATTCATATAGGAGGTACTAATGGAAAAGGATCTACATCACATATGTTGTCTTCTATTTTTCAAGAAGAAAAATTTATAACTGGACTGTTTACTTCTCCTCATTTAATTGATTTTAGAGAAAGAATAAGATGCAATGGAATATTAATAGAAAAAAATTTTATAATAGATTTCATTGAAAAAAATTACGAATTTATAGAAAAAGAAAAAATTTCATTTTTTGAAATGAATACTGCTTTAGCTTTTCAATATTTTAAAGAAAAAAAGGTTAATATAGCAATAATTGAAGTAGGCCTAGGTGGTAGATTGGATTCTACAAATATTATTATTCCAGAATTATCTGTAATTACTAGTGTAAATTTAGATCATACTGATATTCTTGGAAAAAGTAAATATAGAATTGCTTACGAAAAATCAGGTATTATAAAAAATAATATTCCAATTTTAATTGGAAGAAAAATAGAAAAAAATATAAAATTTTTTTTTCTTAAAAAAGCTTTTAAAAAAAACGCTCCAGTTTATTTTTCAAAAAAAAATATATATGATGTTGAATATAAAATTCCTTTTAAAACAAAATATCAATATTTAAATAAAAATACAGTTTTAAATATTGTAAGAATATTACATATAAGAAAAAATATATTTATTTCTAATTATTCAATTAAAAAAGGTTTAAAAAATGTGATAAAAAATACAAATTTTAGAGGAAGATGGCAAATATTGAAAAAAAAAAATCCAAAAATTATTTGTGATATAGCACACAATGAAGAAGGAATACAAATGATAAACTTACAAATTAGAAAAGAAATATATAAAAAATTACATATAGTTTTAGGTTTTGTAAAAGGTAAGAGAATAATGAATATGTTAAAATATTTTCCTAAAAAATCTTGTTTTTATTTTTGTGAACCAAATATAGATAGAAAATATCCTATAAATGATTTGAAAATAATAATTAAAGATTCATTACTATACAATGATTATTGTATAAATTATTATAAATCTACAAAAAAAGCATTTTTATATGCTAAAAAAAAAGCTGGAGAAAACGATTTTATTTTGGTGTGCGGAAGTACTTTCGTTGTATCTGAAGTATTATTATTATAA
- the miaA gene encoding tRNA (adenosine(37)-N6)-dimethylallyltransferase MiaA gives MKKKLIILILGPTCVGKTLLSIFLAKKLNTEILSIDSRQFYRELKIGSGMPTKTELNTIPHHFIGHLCLHKNYNAKLFEVDFYKKISNLFIKYSVLIAVGGSSLYEKSITVGLSEIPKIDTTIIKKDLIFNFKKFGIEFLQKEFEKIRTKNDVIDIKNPRRLIRYLEIFKSTGKNPSFFFKKKIKERFFKILKIGIYLSKKEHFIRIDNRVNNMIKQGIIDEAIRFYHFRHLNSLQTIGYKELFSFFSKKKEYINLQFTIEKIKINTRKYVKKQITWYKKSNDIKWFYTENKNEILDFILKKIEKWAILDLNQ, from the coding sequence TTGAAAAAAAAACTTATTATTCTTATATTGGGGCCTACTTGTGTAGGAAAAACATTATTATCAATTTTTTTAGCTAAAAAATTAAATACTGAAATATTATCTATTGATTCTAGACAATTTTATAGAGAATTAAAGATAGGGAGTGGAATGCCAACAAAAACAGAACTAAATACAATTCCTCATCACTTTATAGGACATTTATGTCTACATAAAAATTATAATGCAAAATTATTTGAAGTAGATTTCTATAAAAAAATTTCAAATTTATTTATAAAATATTCAGTATTAATAGCTGTAGGAGGTTCAAGTTTATATGAAAAATCTATAACAGTAGGGTTATCAGAAATACCTAAAATTGATACTACAATAATAAAAAAAGATTTAATTTTTAATTTTAAAAAATTTGGAATTGAATTTTTACAAAAAGAATTTGAAAAAATAAGAACAAAAAATGATGTAATTGATATAAAAAATCCAAGACGTTTAATACGTTATTTAGAAATATTTAAATCTACTGGGAAAAATCCATCTTTTTTCTTCAAAAAAAAAATTAAAGAAAGATTTTTTAAAATTTTAAAAATTGGAATTTATTTATCAAAAAAAGAACATTTTATTAGAATAGATAATAGAGTAAATAATATGATAAAACAAGGAATAATAGACGAAGCTATTCGTTTTTATCATTTTAGACATTTAAATAGTTTACAAACTATAGGTTATAAAGAATTATTTTCTTTTTTTAGTAAAAAAAAAGAGTATATAAATTTACAATTTACTATAGAAAAAATTAAAATAAATACTAGAAAATATGTAAAAAAACAAATTACATGGTATAAAAAAAGTAATGATATAAAATGGTTTTATACAGAAAATAAAAATGAAATATTAGATTTTATACTAAAAAAAATAGAAAAATGGGCAATACTGGATTTGAACCAGTGA
- the glnS gene encoding glutamine--tRNA ligase, whose translation MKIKSNLNFIEKIIEKEINNGFPIKKIKFRFPPEPNGYLHIGHIKAICLNFELGKKYNAPVNLRFDDTNPTTENDKYVRSIKNDILFLGFKWNKESYASDYFAILYKFAIELIKKGFAYIDNQSKYIIQSQRKTSFEIGINSINRNRSIDENIKLFEKMKNGFFKEGTCVLRAKINMNSSNMNMRDPIMYRILYKKHHKTGSKWCIYPTYDWTHGQCDYIEQISHSLCSLEFENKKPLYNWFLDKIPYNKKKIKPKQIEFSRLNISNTITSKRKIKYLIEKNIIESWDDPRILTIQGLRKKGYTSNSLKNFIHKIGITKRNNIIDTSSLEYYIRKDLNKISSRLMVVLHPIKLIIDNYPSDNVEWIKIKNNPEDPHSKYRKVPFSKTLYIEKTDFIEKINEKNFFRLYIGNKVRLKGAYIIKANLVKKDYKGKIKEIHCIYYPDSKSGTKKIVNKKMIVKSTLHWVSTKYYFPVEVNLYDILFLKNENNINDKNNFYKYINPKSKNKIIAKAEPHIKESKVGDHLQFQRIGYFYVEKIYKNKIIVNETVSIKNKWNKNK comes from the coding sequence ATTAAAATTAAATCAAATTTAAATTTTATTGAAAAGATTATAGAGAAAGAAATAAATAATGGATTTCCTATAAAAAAAATTAAATTCCGTTTTCCTCCTGAACCAAATGGTTATTTACATATAGGACATATTAAGGCTATATGTTTAAATTTTGAATTAGGTAAAAAGTATAATGCTCCAGTAAATCTAAGATTTGATGATACTAATCCTACTACTGAAAATGATAAGTATGTAAGATCTATAAAAAATGATATTTTATTTTTGGGATTTAAATGGAATAAAGAAAGTTATGCTTCTGATTATTTTGCTATACTTTATAAATTTGCTATAGAGTTAATAAAAAAAGGTTTTGCATATATAGATAATCAATCTAAATACATAATACAATCACAAAGAAAAACTTCTTTTGAAATTGGAATAAACAGCATTAATAGAAATAGATCAATAGATGAAAATATAAAACTCTTTGAAAAAATGAAAAATGGGTTTTTCAAAGAAGGTACATGTGTTTTAAGAGCTAAAATAAATATGAATTCCTCTAATATGAATATGAGAGATCCAATTATGTATAGAATTTTATATAAAAAACATCATAAAACTGGGTCTAAATGGTGTATTTATCCTACTTATGATTGGACACATGGACAATGTGATTATATAGAACAAATATCTCATTCTTTATGTTCATTAGAATTTGAAAATAAAAAACCATTATATAATTGGTTTTTAGACAAAATTCCTTATAATAAAAAAAAAATAAAACCAAAGCAAATAGAGTTTTCAAGATTAAACATAAGTAATACAATAACAAGTAAAAGAAAAATTAAATATTTAATAGAAAAAAATATTATTGAATCATGGGATGATCCCAGAATATTAACAATACAAGGATTACGTAAAAAAGGATATACATCTAATTCTTTAAAAAATTTCATTCATAAAATAGGTATAACAAAAAGAAATAATATTATTGATACATCTTCATTAGAATATTATATAAGAAAAGATTTAAATAAAATATCTAGTAGATTAATGGTCGTTTTACATCCAATAAAATTAATTATAGATAATTACCCTTCAGATAATGTAGAATGGATAAAAATTAAAAATAATCCGGAAGATCCACATTCAAAATATAGAAAAGTTCCATTTTCAAAAACTTTATATATTGAAAAAACTGATTTTATAGAAAAAATAAACGAAAAAAATTTTTTTCGTTTATACATTGGAAATAAAGTTAGATTAAAAGGAGCATATATAATAAAAGCTAATTTAGTTAAAAAAGATTATAAAGGAAAAATAAAAGAAATACATTGTATATATTATCCCGATAGTAAATCGGGAACAAAAAAAATAGTTAATAAAAAAATGATAGTTAAAAGTACTTTGCATTGGGTCTCAACTAAATATTATTTTCCTGTAGAAGTAAATTTATATGACATATTGTTTTTAAAAAATGAAAATAATATTAATGATAAAAATAATTTCTATAAATATATTAATCCAAAATCAAAAAATAAAATAATAGCTAAAGCTGAACCCCATATAAAAGAATCAAAAGTAGGAGATCATTTACAATTTCAAAGAATAGGATATTTTTATGTGGAAAAAATATATAAAAATAAAATTATTGTAAATGAAACAGTATCTATTAAAAATAAGTGGAATAAAAATAAATAA